Proteins encoded by one window of Desulfallas thermosapovorans DSM 6562:
- the ybeY gene encoding rRNA maturation RNase YbeY: MPVLINNIQEKVPVGPDLEQLLTRVVAWALEEHDIPENVEVSLVFVDDDYIAGLNRQYRGVDGPTDVLSFAMLEGPAMPGDEDEPMLGDVVISLETARRQAAEYGHSFTREVAYLTVHGVLHLLGYDHGDRPGKQKMRVQEENILTKAGLPASNGTTTPGGAGC; encoded by the coding sequence GTGCCGGTATTAATAAACAATATACAGGAAAAGGTACCAGTTGGTCCTGACCTGGAGCAATTGCTCACCCGGGTGGTGGCTTGGGCCCTTGAGGAGCACGACATACCTGAAAACGTCGAGGTGAGTCTGGTATTCGTGGATGATGATTATATTGCTGGTTTAAACCGGCAATACCGGGGCGTTGACGGTCCCACGGACGTGCTGAGCTTCGCCATGCTGGAAGGTCCCGCCATGCCCGGGGATGAAGACGAACCCATGCTGGGTGATGTGGTGATATCTTTGGAAACCGCCCGGCGCCAGGCCGCTGAATACGGTCATAGTTTTACCCGGGAGGTAGCCTACCTGACCGTACACGGTGTGTTGCACCTGCTGGGTTATGACCACGGGGACCGGCCCGGCAAACAAAAAATGCGCGTACAGGAGGAAAACATCCTGACCAAAGCGGGCCTTCCCGCATCCAATGGCACTACCACCCCCGGTGGTGCCGGGTGTTGA
- a CDS encoding diacylglycerol kinase family protein, which yields MFSLLRSFRWAISGILYAVSTQRNMKIHLLAALVAAAAGLYLKLPPGELVLLAVTIFMVLAAEMFNTALEAVVDLVSPRQHRLARIAKDVAAGAVLLTALNALVVAYLLIWPRLRV from the coding sequence TTGTTCAGCCTGCTGCGCAGCTTTCGCTGGGCCATAAGCGGTATACTTTACGCTGTGAGTACCCAGCGTAATATGAAAATTCACCTGCTGGCAGCGCTAGTGGCAGCGGCCGCCGGTTTGTACTTGAAACTGCCACCGGGAGAGTTGGTGCTGCTTGCCGTAACGATATTTATGGTGCTGGCTGCGGAAATGTTCAATACAGCCCTGGAGGCGGTGGTGGATTTGGTGTCCCCCCGGCAACACCGGCTGGCCCGAATTGCTAAAGATGTGGCTGCCGGTGCTGTGTTGCTTACTGCATTAAATGCACTGGTAGTGGCTTATTTATTAATTTGGCCCCGTTTGCGGGTTTAA
- a CDS encoding cytidine deaminase: MKPEQLVALALEARQNAYVPYSNFAVGAALLTTGGRVYTGCNVENSSYGLTVCAERVALFTAVANGERKFAALAVAAGTEEYCSPCGACRQVLAEFDTGTRVYLANRHGAYRETTVAELLPSAFSLSTRI, from the coding sequence ATGAAACCGGAACAATTGGTTGCCCTGGCTTTGGAAGCCCGGCAAAATGCCTACGTGCCTTATTCAAATTTTGCGGTGGGTGCGGCGCTTCTTACAACCGGTGGCAGGGTATATACCGGTTGCAACGTGGAAAACTCATCCTATGGTCTGACAGTCTGTGCGGAACGGGTAGCTCTATTTACTGCTGTAGCCAATGGAGAACGTAAATTTGCCGCGCTGGCGGTGGCCGCCGGCACCGAGGAATACTGCAGTCCGTGCGGGGCCTGCCGTCAGGTGCTGGCTGAGTTTGACACCGGTACCAGGGTATATCTGGCCAACCGGCATGGTGCATACCGGGAAACAACTGTCGCGGAATTACTACCCTCGGCTTTTTCGCTGAGCACACGTATTTAA
- the era gene encoding GTPase Era — translation MPDPVFKSGFVTIVGRTNVGKSTLLNSMLGQKITIMSDKPQTTRHKIQCVLTGQDYQIVFIDTPGIHKPKHKLGEHMVGVALNTLREVDVVLLLVEAAMPGPGDRYMLEQLKKVTGPVLLAINKIDLVKPGDLVPIIAAFQQAGNFAEIVPVSALTGENVSRLKQIIIDYLPEGPQYYPGDVVVDRPERFIMAELIREKVLHLTSQEVPHSVAVVVEEVEQRNQDMVAVRAVIYTERESQKGILIGKGGRMLKEVGQRARQEMEALLGSRIFLELWVKVKKDWRNRDIDMRNFGLLEE, via the coding sequence ATGCCAGATCCAGTTTTCAAATCAGGTTTCGTAACCATTGTAGGGCGAACCAATGTGGGAAAATCCACTTTACTAAACAGCATGTTGGGTCAAAAAATAACCATCATGTCAGATAAGCCCCAGACAACCCGTCATAAAATACAATGCGTGCTTACCGGCCAGGATTACCAGATCGTATTTATTGATACTCCCGGTATCCACAAGCCCAAGCACAAACTGGGTGAACATATGGTGGGGGTAGCCCTGAATACCCTGCGGGAAGTTGATGTGGTGCTGCTGCTGGTGGAAGCGGCCATGCCCGGCCCCGGGGACCGTTATATGCTGGAACAGCTTAAAAAAGTGACGGGTCCCGTGCTGCTGGCTATTAACAAAATAGACCTGGTTAAACCAGGCGATTTGGTGCCCATAATAGCAGCTTTTCAGCAAGCCGGTAATTTTGCCGAAATCGTCCCGGTATCGGCCCTTACCGGAGAAAACGTGTCGCGTCTTAAGCAGATAATTATTGATTATCTACCCGAAGGCCCCCAATACTACCCCGGTGATGTGGTGGTGGACCGGCCCGAACGGTTTATTATGGCCGAGCTGATCAGAGAAAAGGTATTGCATTTGACCAGCCAGGAAGTACCCCACTCGGTAGCGGTGGTGGTGGAGGAGGTGGAACAAAGAAACCAGGATATGGTGGCTGTACGGGCGGTTATATATACCGAACGGGAAAGTCAAAAGGGTATATTAATCGGCAAGGGTGGTCGCATGCTTAAAGAAGTGGGCCAGCGGGCTCGCCAGGAGATGGAGGCGCTTTTGGGCTCGCGAATTTTCCTGGAATTATGGGTCAAGGTAAAAAAAGACTGGCGTAACCGGGACATAGATATGCGTAATTTCGGTTTGCTGGAGGAATAA